A region of Amyelois transitella isolate CPQ chromosome 11, ilAmyTran1.1, whole genome shotgun sequence DNA encodes the following proteins:
- the LOC106135194 gene encoding folliculin, whose product MNAIVGLCHFCEAHGPRPLFCTFTTDDEKHTTESSKSTVECTGCTSLGPETVYVSRDDSGTIYCSRESVPNADVTTFMRQAAIRSITCEVSWSKDGGVVYFSETQGHVLSLMFQLRDTRARGLKRWFSIVVLMRDKMLLLNIMPVLSKHMLKISKELQGLADSVFNEEQKICSQRALRLKTGSYDFGQSRSLIQLSGDSEIFKRLHSHFTWMLKAGALTFSETLHTSQEMLKKINPESIKHSIFEENACNVPSDEECMPLRELEKLLSKEIFRILLYCTLTGIDIVIKDTILDATNITKGLTRLYPISNISTTRIRIIKGNKQVAPTANACVLESENNNFCCRWPGKLPPKCPTIMNRIEASINNSNINDAVLHQHLKSLQLEWLGISKAVKAAVNSSGEKSPAVANLKKVFGLSPQDELLVNYWISEFCC is encoded by the exons ATGAATGCTATTGTCGGCCTTTGCCATTTTTGCGAAGCTCACGGTCCCCGACCCTTATTTTGTACGTTCACAACAGATGACGAGAAGCACACTACAGAATCTTCTAAATCAACAGTTGAATGTACTGGATGCACATCACTAGGTCCTGAAACCGTGTATGTGTCCAGGGATGACAGTGGAACTATATACTGCAGCAGGGAATCCGTACCTAATGCAGATGTGACTACGTTTATGCGGCAGGCAGCGATTAGGAGTATTACTTGTGAG GTTAGCTGGAGTAAAGATGGGGGTGTAGTATACTTCAGTGAGACACAAGGCCATGTGCTGAGCCTCATGTTTCAGTTGCGAGACACCCGCGCCCGGGGTCTTAAGAGGTGGTTCTCCATTGTGGTGCTGATGAGGGATAAAATGCTGCTGTTGAATATCATGCCAGTGCTATCTAAACATATGCTG aaaATTTCAAAAGAACTGCAAGGTTTAGCTGATTCAGTATTCAATGAGGAGCAGAAAATATGCTCCCAGAGAGCTTTGAGACTCAAGACTGGAAGTTATGATTTTGGACAATCAAGATCATTGATTCAATTATCAG gtgACAGTGAAATCTTCAAAAGGCTCCACTCCCACTTCACTTGGATGCTAAAAGCCGGTGCTCTCACATTCTCAGAAACCCTTCACACAAGCCAAGAAATGCTGAAGAAAATTAACCCAGAGTCTATTAAACATTCAATCTTCGAAGAAAATGCATGCAATGTCCCTAGTGATGAGGAATGCATGCCGTTGAGGGAATTAGAAAAGTTATTGTcgaaagaaatatttagaaTATTGCTGTATTGCACTCTGACGGGAATTGAT attGTAATTAAAGATACAATTCTTGATGCAACAAATATAACCAAAGGTCTGACTCGACTATATCCTATTAGCAATATAAGTACAACAAgaataagaataattaaagGCAATAAGCAAGTAGCACCAACAGCCAACGCATGCGTTTTGGAAtcagaaaataataacttttgttgTAGGTGGCCTGGAAAGCTGCCtccaaaat GTCCCACTATTATGAATAGGATAGAAGcatcaattaataattcaaacataAATGATGCTGTTCTTCATCAACATCTGAAATCGCTACAACTTGAATGGCTTGG GATATCAAAAGCAGTGAAGGCTGCAGTGAACTCATCAGGTGAAAAGTCACCAGCTGTAGccaatttgaaaaaagtatttggTTTGTCACCTCAGGATGAACTATTGGTTAATTATTGGATAAGTGAGTTctgttgttaa
- the LOC106135044 gene encoding large ribosomal subunit protein eL18, with amino-acid sequence MGIDINHKHDRKVRRTEVKSQDVYLRLLVKLYRYLARRTNSKFNTIVLRRLFMSRINRPPISLSRLARHMKKPTREGLIAVVVGTVTNDVRLYTVPKMTVAALHVTEKARARILAAGGEILTFDQLALRAPTGRKTVLVQGRRNAREAVRHFGPAPGAPRSHTKPYVRTKGHERARPRRRSNV; translated from the exons ATG gGTATCGACATCAATCACAAACACGATAGAAAAGTAAGGCGCACGGAAGTAAAGTCTCAAGATGTATACTTGAGATTGCttgtaaaa CTTTACAGGTACTTGGCCAGGCGTACGAACTCTAAGTTCAACACGATCGTTCTGCGCCGCTTGTTCATGAGCCGCATTAACCGGCCTCCAATCTCACTGTCCCGCCTGGCTCGTCACATGAAGAAGCCCACTCGCGAGGGTCTGATCGCTGTTGTAGTCGGCACAGTCACCAATGATGTCAGGCTGTACACAGTCCCTAAAATGACAGTGGCTGCTCTTCATGTCACTGAAAAGGCTCGCGCCCGTATCTTGGCTGCTGGAG gtGAGATTCTGACATTTGATCAGTTGGCTCTCCGCGCGCCCACTGGCCGCAAGACAGTGTTGGTGCAGGGTCGCCGCAACGCCCGCGAGGCTGTGCGCCACTTCGGGCCGGCGCCGGGAGCCCCGCGCTCGCACACGAAGCCCTACGTGCGCACAAAGGGACACGAACGTGCGCGGCCACGTCGTCGCTCCAACGtttaa
- the LOC106135040 gene encoding kelch-like protein 10 → MEFNTKHRKLSKNKNSVRTPAATKQRLTKKKTVARKRKCVCLPENYSVVEFPSIWNELRQNGQLCDGKIVCRDMKSIRVHRAILSAVSPYFKAIFVNSLKKGEPEETEIFVDVPSCYMSLILDYAYTGTCTVTAENVEYLLPYADQFDIVGVIQLCCQFLLQELRPHNCLGIFKFARYYFCGELEKKGKLYIRQNFSRILKECNEFKSLSYDELEDILRDDELNVRNEEIVFQAVKTWVEHDLENRRKYIPSLLACVRYGHISYKYFKSKILQWQPVIDDEKCQEALYPAVVFLTVLDSRPGTEADLNDPLARPRIPYEVLFAVGGWSAGSPTSFVETYDTRADRWFLSIHMDLTPRAYHGLCSLNNLIYMIGGFDGSDHFNTVRCYDPVANTWHERACMYQARCYVSVVAHDGLIYALGGYNGRTRMSSVERYYPDKNQWEMTTSMNKQRSDASAASLGGKIYIVGGFNGQEVLSSAEVFDPDTKQWSFIRSMISPRSGVSLIAYRDCLYALGGFNGYSRLNTGEKFNPQRGGDWQEVTEMFSARSNFATVLLDDMIFVIGGFNGSTTIPHVECYDGDTLEWYDAAPMNLNRSALSACVLVGLPNARSFSYLAKAVPAAGADQAHS, encoded by the exons ATGGAATTTAATACGAAACATAGAAAATtatccaaaaacaaaaattctgTTCGTACTCCCGCAGCCACCAAACAacgtttaacaaaaaaaaagacagtAGCTCGAAAACGAAAATGCGTGTGCCTTCCTGAAAATTATTCGGTAGTAGAATTCCCATCAATATGGAATGAACTGCGTCAGAATGGCCAACTGTGTGATGGAAAAATTGTATGTAGGGATATGAAATCAATACGAGTGCACAGAGCAATACTTTCGGCCGTTAGCCCATATTTCAAggcaatatttgtaaattcgTTGAAAAAAGGAGAACCGGAGGAAACTGAAATATTCGTGGATGTCCCAAGCTGCTACATGAGTCTCATTCTTGATTACGCTTATACAGGTACCTGTACGGTAACGGCCGAAAATGTAGAATATTTGTTACCCTATGCCGACCAATTCGACATCGTCGGCGTTATACAGCTGTGCTGTCAATTCCTTCTGCAGGAGTTACGGCCGCATAACTGTCTTGGAATATTCAAATTTGctagatattatttttgtggaGAGCTTGAAAAGAAGGGGAAGTTGTATATAAGGCAGAATTTTAGCAGAATACTTAAGGAatgtaatgaatttaaatcattatctTATGATGAACTTGAAGATATTCTGAGGGATGATGAATTGAATGTTCGTAACGAAGAAATAGTATTCCAAGCAGTTAAAACTTGGGTTGAACATGATTTGGAAAatagaagaaaatatattccatcaCTACTGGCGTGCGTGAGATATGGTcatataagttataaatatttcaagtcaaaaattttacaatggCAGCCAGTGATAGATGACGAG AAATGCCAAGAAGCACTATATCCAGCTGTGGTATTCCTGACAGTTTTAGATTCAAGGCCTGGTACAGAAGCCGATCTAAATGATCCCTTAGCACGACCACGTATTCCCTACGAAGTACTGTTTGCTGTTGGAGGCTGGAGTGCCGGAAGTCCAACAAGTTTCGTCGAAACATATGACACAAG AGCTGATCGATGGTTCCTGTCAATCCACATGGACCTTACTCCTCGCGCGTACCACGGCCTGTGCTCCCTGAACAACCTGATCTACATGATTGGCGGCTTCGACGGAAGTGACCACTTCAATACAGTGAGGTGCTATGACCCTGTGGCCAACACTTGGCATGAACGGGCGTGCATGTATCAAGCGCGGTGCTATGTCAGCGTGGTTGCTCACG ATGGACTGATCTACGCCTTGGGTGGTTACAACGGTCGCACTCGCATGTCGTCGGTGGAGCGCTATTACCCCGATAAGAATCAGTGGGAGATGACCACTTCGATGAACAAGCAGCGGTCTGACGCCTCCGCCGCTTCACTTGGAGGGAAG ATATACATCGTGGGCGGTTTCAATGGGCAAGAAGTGCTGAGTTCAGCCGAAGTTTTCGACCCGGACACAAAGCAGTGGAGTTTCATCCGTTCCATGATCAGCCCTCGGTCCGGGGTCAGCCTCATAGCGTACCGGGACTGTCTGTACGCGCTGGGAGGGTTCAACGGATACAGCCGGTTGAATACTG GAGAGAAGTTCAATCCCCAAAGAGGCGGCGACTGGCAAGAGGTCACGGAAATGTTCAGCGCCCGAAGCAATTTCGCCACTGTATTGCTGGATGACATGATCTTCGTAATCGGTGGTTTTAACG GATCCACAACAATACCCCACGTGGAATGCTACGATGGCGACACCCTGGAATGGTATGACGCTGCTCCAATGAACCTCAACCGTTCAGCTCTGAGCGCGTGCGTGTTGGTCGGCCTTCCCAACGCACGCTCCTTCTCGTATCTAGCCAAAGCTGTCCCGGCCGCAGGCGCAGATCAGGCCCATTCCTGA
- the LOC106135041 gene encoding 15-hydroxyprostaglandin dehydrogenase [NAD(+)], whose protein sequence is MELKGKVALITGASAGIGLAYSEELLKQGAKVSLCDIDSEVGEQVSDELGAKYGRKNVLFCQCDVTDYPQYEEAFEMTMKVFNRLDIVINNAGVMNDRFWELEVDVNLNGVIRGTLLAYRYMGKDRGGQGGTIVNTASTAFARPQVSTPIYTATNYAVVGLTRAYGDQYHVNLTGVRSLVLCPGLTDTGLVKEIRKQLMSSEYEAAWQRDNVNSKTQSTEHVARALVEILTKGQSGSVWIVENGQPVREWRG, encoded by the exons ATGGAGCTGAAAGGAAAGGTGGCCCTCATCACGGGGGCATCAGCCGGCATCGGACTCGCGTACAGCGAAGAATTACTGAAACAAGGAGCTAAA GTTTCCCTTTGCGATATAGACTCGGAGGTTGGGGAACAGGTGTCCGATGAGTTGGGTGCCAAATATGGCCGTAAAAACGTGTTGTTCTGCCAGTGCGACGTCACCGACTACCCGCAATATGAAG AGGCGTTCGAGATGACAATGAAGGTGTTCAACCGGCTGGACATCGTGATCAACAACGCTGGAGTCATGAACGACCGTTTCTGGGAGCTCGAGGTGGACGTTAATTTG AACGGCGTGATCCGCGGTACCCTCTTAGCGTACCGGTACATGGGCAAAGACCGCGGCGGCCAGGGCGGCACCATCGTGAACACCGCGTCCACCGCCTTCGCCAGACCTCAGGTCTCCACGCCCATCTACACGGCCACCAACTACGCTGTGGTCGGGCTCACCAGGGCTTATGGT GATCAATACCACGTGAATCTGACCGGAGTAAGGAGTCTGGTGCTGTGTCCAGGGTTGACTGACACGGGCCTGGTCAAGGAGATCCGCAAGCAGCTCATGTCTTCAGAGTATGAAGCGGCCTGGCAGAGAGATAACGTCAACAGCAAGACCCAAAG TACGGAACACGTGGCCCGAGCGCTCGTGGAGATCCTGACCAAGGGTCAGAGCGGGTCGGTGTGGATCGTTGAGAACGGGCAGCCGGTCCGCGAGTGGCGCGGCTAG